The proteins below come from a single Mus musculus strain C57BL/6J chromosome 5, GRCm38.p6 C57BL/6J genomic window:
- the Gk2 gene encoding glycerol kinase 2, with translation MAASKQTSAGPLVGAVVQGTNSTRFLVFNSKTAELVCSHQVELTQEYPKEGWVEQDPKEILKSVYECIAKACEKLAEVNIDISNIKAIGVSNQRETTVVWDKFTGDPLYNAVVWLDLRTQSTVETLTKKIPGNSNFVKSKTGLPLSTYFSAVKLRWMLDNLRPIQKAVEEGRAMFGTIDSWLIWCMTGGVNGGIHCTDVTNACRTMLFNIHSLEWDKDLCDFFEIPMSILPNVCSSSEIYGLMTSGALEGVPISGCLGDQSAALVGQMCFHEGQAKNTYGTGCFLLCNTGQKCVFSEHGLLTTLAYKLGKNKPVFYALEGSVAIAGAVIRWLRDNFEIITTSGEVENLAREVGTSYGCYFVPAFSGLYAPYWEPSARGIICGLTQFTNKCHIAFAALEAVCFQTREILDAMNRDCGIPLSHLQVDGGMTNNRILMQLQADILHIPVVKSVMPETTALGAAMAAGAAEGVNVWSLEPEDLSTILMERYEPQIQATESEIRFSTWKRAVMKSMGWVTAKDPENGDNPVFSCLPLGFFIVSSMTLLIGARCVSTAEE, from the coding sequence ATGGCAGCCTCGAAGCAAACCTCTGCGGGACCGTTGGTAGGAGCGGTGGTCCAGGGAACCAACTCCACTCGCTTTCTAGTTTTCAATAGCAAAACAGCAGAACTAGTTTGCTCTCATCAGGTGGAACTGACACAAGAATACCCAAAAGAAGGATGGGTGGAGCAAGACCCCAAGGAAATCCTTAAATCTGTCTATGAGTGCATAGCGAAAGCTTGTGAAAAACTTGCTGAAGTGAACATTGATATTTCCAACATTAAAGCTATCGGCGTGAGTAACCAGCGGGAAACCACTGTGGTCTGGGACAAGTTCACGGGAGACCCTCTGTACAATGCCGTGGTGTGGCTTGATCTCAGAACCCAGTCTACTGTGGAGACTCTCACTAAGAAAATCCCAGGAAATAGCAACTTTGTCAAGTCTAAGACCGGCCTTCCTCTTAGCACTTACTTCAGTGCTGTGAAGCTGCGGTGGATGCTGGACAACCTAAGACCCATTCAAAAGGCTGTTGAGGAAGGCAGAGCCATGTTTGGAACCATCGACTCTTGGCTCATCTGGTGTATGACCGGAGGAGTCAATGGAGGCATCCATTGCACCGATGTAACAAATGCATGCAGAACGATGCTTTTTAACATCCACTCTTTGGAATGGGAtaaagatctctgtgacttttttGAAATTCCAATGAGCATCCTCCCAAATGTATGCAGTTCTTCTGAGATCTATGGCCTGATGACATCAGGGGCCTTGGAAGGCGTGCCAATATCTGGATGTTTGGGGGATCAGTCTGCTGCTTTAGTGGGACAAATGTGTTTCCATGAAGGTCAAGCCAAAAACACATACGGAACAGGCTGTTTTTTACTATGTAATACAGGCCAGAAATGTGTGTTTTCTGAACATGGCCTTCTGACCACATTGGCTTACAAACTAGGCAAAAATAAGCCAGTTTTTTATGCCTTAGAAGGTTCTGTTGCTATAGCTGGTGCTGTTATTCGCTGGCTAAGAGACAATTTCGAAATTATAACAACCTCAGGGGAAGTTGAAAATCTTGCAAGAGAGGTAGGCACTTCCTATGGCTGCTACTTTGTCCCAGCCTTTTCGGGGCTGTATGCACCTTACTGGGAACCCAGTGCAAGAGGGATAATCTGTGGTCTCACTCAGTTCACCAACAAATGCCATATTGCCTTTGCTGCGTTAGAAGCTGTTTGTTTCCAAACCCGAGAGATTTTGGATGCCATGAATCGCGACTGTGGAATTCCACTCAGTCATTTGCAGGTCGATGGAGGAATGACCAACAACAGGATTCTTATGCAGCTACAGGCAGATATTCTGCACATTCCGGTAGTTAAGTCTGTCATGCCTGAAACGACGGCCCTGGGAGCTGCCATGGCAGCCGGAGCTGCAGAAGGGGTAAATGTTTGGAGTCTTGAACCTGAAGATTTGTCTACGATCTTGATGGAACGATATGAACCACAAATCCAAGCCACAGAGAGTGAAATTCGTTTTTCAACATGGAAGAGAGCAGTGATGAAGTCAATGGGTTGGGTTACAGCAAAGGACCCTGAAAATGGCGATAACCCTGTCTTCTCTTGTCTGCCCTTGGGTTTTTTTATAGTGAGTAGCATGACGTTATTAATTGGAGCAAGATGTGTCTCAACTGCTGAAGAGTAA